The following proteins are encoded in a genomic region of Hirundo rustica isolate bHirRus1 chromosome 15, bHirRus1.pri.v3, whole genome shotgun sequence:
- the FBXL16 gene encoding F-box/LRR-repeat protein 16 isoform X2, with the protein MSNPRNGDTKPPCLPRNGLVKIPTQPNGLGSASITKGTPAVKNRLCQPSSVPAILSPALAHRSDLPIPSLASPLSLATLASVSSPPGASLVGLNASEGSEQPSPERLPGSPSERQLAVDEKILNRLFWYFSACEKCVLAQVCKAWRRVLYQPKFWVGLTPVLHTKELYNVLPSGEKEFVSLQGFAVRGFDGFCLVGVSDLDICEFIDNYPLSKKGVKSMSLKRSTITDAGLEVMLEQMQGVVRLELSGCNDFTEAGLWSSLNARITALSVSDCINVADDAIAAISQLLPNLTELNLQAYHVTDTALAYFTAKQGYTTHTLRLNSCWEITNHGVVNMVHSLPNLSVLSLSGCSKVTDDGVELVAENLRKLRSLDLSWCPRITDMALEYIACDLHKLEELVLDRCVRITDTGLSYLSTMSSLRSLYLRWCCQVQDFGLKHLLGMGSLRLLSLAGCPLLTTTGLSGLVQLQELEELELTNCPGATPELFKYFSQHLPCCMVIE; encoded by the exons ATGTCGAACCCGAGAAACGGCGACACCAAGCCCCCATGTTTGCCCCGCAATGGACTGGTGAAGATCCCCACGCAACCCAACGGCCTCGGCTCCGCCAGCATCACCAAAGGCACCCCCGCCGTGAAAAACCGCCTGTGCCAGCCTTCCTCCGTGCCTGCCATCCTCAGCCCGGCCTTAGCCCACCGCAGCGAcctgcccatccccagcctggCCTCCCCGCTCTCCTTGGCCACTCTGGCCAGCGTCTCCTCCCCTCCCGGCGCTTCCTTGGTGGGACTGAATGCGAGCGAAGGCTCGGAGCAGCCCTCCCCGGAGCGGCTGCCGGGCTCGCCCTCGGAAAGGCAGCTGGCGGTGGACGAGAAGATCCTCAACCGCTTGTTCTGGTACTTTTCAGCGTGCGAGAAGTGCGTGCTGGCGCAGGTGTGCAAGGCGTGGCGGCGGGTGCTCTACCAGCCCAAGTTCTGGGTGGGCTTGACGCCCGTCCTGCACACCAAAGAGCTCTACAACGTCCTGCCCAGCGGGGAGAAGGAGTTCGTCAGCCTGCAGGGCTTCGCCGTCCGTGGCTTCGACGGCTTCTGCCTCGTGGGCGTCTCTGACCTGGACATTTGTGAGTTCATTGACAACTACCCTCTCTCCAAGAAGGGCGTCAAGTCCATGAGCCTTAAGAGGTCGACCATCACAGATGCGGGGTTGGAG GTGATGCTGGAGCAGATGCAGGGCGTGGTGCGGCTGGAGCTGTCGGGCTGCAACGACTTCACGGAGGCCGGGCTGTGGTCCAGCCTCAACGCCCGCATCACGGCGCTGAGCGTCAGCGACTGCATCAACGTGGCCGACGACGCCATCGCCGCCATCTCGCAGCTCCTGCCCAACCTCACCGAGCTCAACCTGCAAGCCTACCACGTGACGGACACGGCGCTCGCCTACTTCACCGCCAAGCAGGGCTACACCACCCACACCCTGCGCCTCAACTCCTGCTGGGAGATCACCAACCACGGCGTGGTCAACATGGTCCACAGCCTGCCCAACCTGAGCGTCCTCAGCCTCTCGGGCTGCTCCAAGGTGACGGACGACGGCGTGGAGCTGGTGGCCGAGAACCTGCGGAAGCTGCGCAGCCTCGACCTGTCCTGGTGCCCCCGCATCACCGACATGGCCCTGGAGTACATCGCCTGCGACCTGCACaagctggaggagctggtgctCGACAG GTGCGTGCGGATCACCGACACCGGCCTCAGCTACCTGTCCACCATGTCATCCCTGCGGAGCCTCTACCTGCGCTGGTGCTGCCAG GTGCAGGATTTTGGCCTGAAGCACCTCCTGGGCATGGGCAGCCTGCGCCTCCTCTCGCTGGCTG GCTGCCCTTTGCTGACCACCACGGGGCTGTCGGGgctggtgcagctgcaggagctggaggagctggaactCACCAACTGCCCCGGGGCCACCCCGGAGCTCTTCAAGTACTTCTCCCAGCACCTCCCGTGCTGCATGGTGATCGAGTAG
- the FBXL16 gene encoding F-box/LRR-repeat protein 16 isoform X1: MSNPRNGDTKPPCLPRNGLVKIPTQPNGLGSASITKGTPAVKNRLCQPSSVPAILSPALAHRSDLPIPSLASPLSLATLASVSSPPGASLVGLNASEGSEQPSPERLPGSPSERQLAVDEKILNRLFWYFSACEKCVLAQVCKAWRRVLYQPKFWVGLTPVLHTKELYNVLPSGEKEFVSLQGFAVRGFDGFCLVGVSDLDICEFIDNYPLSKKGVKSMSLKRSTITDAGLEVMLEQMQGVVRLELSGCNDFTEAGLWSSLNARITALSVSDCINVADDAIAAISQLLPNLTELNLQAYHVTDTALAYFTAKQGYTTHTLRLNSCWEITNHGVVNMVHSLPNLSVLSLSGCSKVTDDGVELVAENLRKLRSLDLSWCPRITDMALEYIACDLHKLEELVLDRCRILA, encoded by the exons ATGTCGAACCCGAGAAACGGCGACACCAAGCCCCCATGTTTGCCCCGCAATGGACTGGTGAAGATCCCCACGCAACCCAACGGCCTCGGCTCCGCCAGCATCACCAAAGGCACCCCCGCCGTGAAAAACCGCCTGTGCCAGCCTTCCTCCGTGCCTGCCATCCTCAGCCCGGCCTTAGCCCACCGCAGCGAcctgcccatccccagcctggCCTCCCCGCTCTCCTTGGCCACTCTGGCCAGCGTCTCCTCCCCTCCCGGCGCTTCCTTGGTGGGACTGAATGCGAGCGAAGGCTCGGAGCAGCCCTCCCCGGAGCGGCTGCCGGGCTCGCCCTCGGAAAGGCAGCTGGCGGTGGACGAGAAGATCCTCAACCGCTTGTTCTGGTACTTTTCAGCGTGCGAGAAGTGCGTGCTGGCGCAGGTGTGCAAGGCGTGGCGGCGGGTGCTCTACCAGCCCAAGTTCTGGGTGGGCTTGACGCCCGTCCTGCACACCAAAGAGCTCTACAACGTCCTGCCCAGCGGGGAGAAGGAGTTCGTCAGCCTGCAGGGCTTCGCCGTCCGTGGCTTCGACGGCTTCTGCCTCGTGGGCGTCTCTGACCTGGACATTTGTGAGTTCATTGACAACTACCCTCTCTCCAAGAAGGGCGTCAAGTCCATGAGCCTTAAGAGGTCGACCATCACAGATGCGGGGTTGGAG GTGATGCTGGAGCAGATGCAGGGCGTGGTGCGGCTGGAGCTGTCGGGCTGCAACGACTTCACGGAGGCCGGGCTGTGGTCCAGCCTCAACGCCCGCATCACGGCGCTGAGCGTCAGCGACTGCATCAACGTGGCCGACGACGCCATCGCCGCCATCTCGCAGCTCCTGCCCAACCTCACCGAGCTCAACCTGCAAGCCTACCACGTGACGGACACGGCGCTCGCCTACTTCACCGCCAAGCAGGGCTACACCACCCACACCCTGCGCCTCAACTCCTGCTGGGAGATCACCAACCACGGCGTGGTCAACATGGTCCACAGCCTGCCCAACCTGAGCGTCCTCAGCCTCTCGGGCTGCTCCAAGGTGACGGACGACGGCGTGGAGCTGGTGGCCGAGAACCTGCGGAAGCTGCGCAGCCTCGACCTGTCCTGGTGCCCCCGCATCACCGACATGGCCCTGGAGTACATCGCCTGCGACCTGCACaagctggaggagctggtgctCGACAG GTGCAGGATTTTGGCCTGA
- the WDR24 gene encoding GATOR complex protein WDR24: MEKMARVTTALGGNALTGRTMFCHLDAPANAISVCRDAAQVVVAGRNIFKIYSIEEEQFVEKLNLRVGRKPSLNFSCADVVWHQMDENLLATAATNGVVVTWNLGKPSRNKQDQLFTEHKRTVNKVCFHPTEVYMLLSGSQDGYMKCFDLRKKDSVSTFSGQSESVRDVQFSIRDYFTFAATFENGNVQLWDIRRPDRYERMFTAHNGPVFCCDWHPEDRGWLATGGRDKMVKVWDMNTTRAKEIYCVQTIASVARVKWRPECKHHIATCSMMVDHNIYVWDVRRPFIPSAMFEEHKDVTTGIVWRHLHDPYFLLSGSKDSTLYQHIFKDASQPIDRANPEGLCYSLYGDLAFAAKESLISSDSNRKPYIGDRRHPIFFKRKLDPTEQFEYISSSSALSVFETDVESGSMDWFVHTAKQYALAGRPLAELCDHNAKVAKGLDRNQVAQTWTMLRIIYSSLGTVSSANLNHSMGKGSAALPLMNSFNLKDIPAGLGSESRLDRSKGESRTENILMDSSSTLINNEDNEETEGSDVPADYLLGDVEADEDDLYMMDHENPHAEEQEYSLPQEAFPLRHEIVDNPSALDHLQDKADSPHVSGNEAETVSLTPVESFSLISISHSLYENRLPSDFFNPIVRDTLLFYAEQGDVQTAVSVLIVLGERIRKEIDEQTQEHWYTSYIDLLQRFQLWNISNEVIKLSTCRAINCLNQASTTLHVNCSNCKRPMSNRGWICDRCRQCASMCAVCHHVVKGLFVWCQGCSHGGHLQHIMKWLETSSHCPAGCGHLCEYT, from the exons ATGGAGAAGATGGCCAGggtcaccactgccctggggggCAACGCGCTGACCGGCCGCACCATGTTCTGCCACCTGGACGCCCCTGCCAACGCCATCAGTGTGTGCCGGGACGCCGCCCAGGTGGTGGTGGCCGGCCGCAACATCTTCAAGATCTACTCCATCGAGGAGGAGCAGTTTGTGGAGAAGCTGAACCTCCGCGTGGGCCGCAAACCCTCCCTGAACTTCAGCTGCGCTGATGTGGTGTGGCACCAGATGGACGAGAACCTGCTGGCCACCGCTGCCACCAACGGCGTGGTGGTCACCTGGAACCTGGGCAAGCCGTCCCGCAACAAGCAGGACCAGCTGTTCACGGAGCACAAGCGCACCGTCAACAAGGTGTGCTTCCACCCCACCGAGGTGTACATGCTGCTCAGCGGCTCCCAGGACGGCTACATGAAGTGCTTCGACCTGCGCAAGAAGGACTCTGTCAGCACCTTCTCCG gtcAGTCGGAGAGTGTGCGTGACGTCCAGTTCAGTATCCGGGACTATTTCACCTTCGCCGCCACCTTCGAGAACGGGAACGTGCAGCTGTGGGACATCCGCCGGCCCGACCGCTACGAGAGGATGTTCACGGCCCACAACGGGCCCGTCTTCTGCTGCGACTGGCACCCAGAGGACAG GGGCTGGCTGGCCACGGGCGGCCGCGACAAGATGGTGAAGGTGTGGGACATGAACACGACGCGGGCCAAGGAGATCTACTGCGTGCAGACCATCGCCTCGGTGGCGCGGGTGAAGTGGCGCCCCGAGTGCAAGCACCACATCGCCACCTGCTCCATGATGGTGGACCACAACATCTACGTGTGGGACGTGCGCCGCCCCTTCATCCCCTCCGCCATGTTCGAGGAGCACAAGGACGTCACCACGGGCATCGTGTGGCGGCACCTCCACGACCCCTATTTCCTCCTCTCGGGCTCCAAGGACAGCACCCTTTACCAGCACATCTTCAAGGACGCCAGCCAGCCCATCGACCGCGCCAACCCCGAGGGGCTGTGCTACAGCCTCTACGGGGACCTGGCCTTCGCCGCCAAGGAGAGCCTCATCTCCTCCGACTCCAACCGCAAGCCCTACATCGGCGACCGGCGCCACCCCATCTTCTTCAAGCGCAAGCTGGACCCCACGGAGCAGTTCGAGTACATCTCGTCCTCCAGCGCCCTCAGTGTGTTCGAGACGGACGTGGAGAGCGGCAGCATGGACTGGTTCGTGCACACGGCCAAGCAGTACGCGCTGGCCGGCCGGCCGCTGGCCGAGCTCTGCGACCACAACGCCAAGGTGGCCAAGGGGCTGGACCGCAACCAG GTGGCTCAGACGTGGACGATGCTGAGGATTATCTACTCCAGCCTCGGCACCGTGTCGTCCGCAAACCTCAACCACAGCATGGGGAAAGGCAGCGCCGCCCTCCCACTCATGAACAG ctTTAACCTGAAAGAtatccctgctgggctgggcagcgAGTCCAGACTGGACCGCAGCAAAGGAGAAAGCCGCACAGAAAACATCCTCATGGATTCCTCCTCCACCCTGATCAACAACGAGG ACAATGAGGAGACGGAGGGCAGCGACGTCCCTGCGGATTATCTGCTGGGAGATGTGGAGGCAGATGAGGACGACCTGTACATGATGGACCACGAGAACCCGCACG CTGAAGAGCAGGAGTACAGCCTTCCCCAGGAAGCCTTCCCCCTGCGCCACGAGATCGTGGACAACCCGTCGGCCTTGGACCACCTGCAGGACAAGGCCGACTCCCCTCACGTCAGCGGCAACGAGGCCGAGACGGTGTCGCTGACCCCCGTGGAGTCCTTCTCGCTGATCTCCATCTCCCACTCGCTCTACGAGAACCGCCTGCCCTCCGACTTCTTCAACCCCATTGTGCGGGACACGCTGCTCTTCTACGCCGAGCAGGGCGACGTGCAGACGGCCGTGTCCGTGCTCATCGTGCTGGGAGAGCGCATCCGCAAGGAGATCGATGAGCAGACGCAG gagcaCTGGTACACGTCCTACATCGACCTGCTGCAGCgcttccagctctggaacaTCTCCAACGAGGTGATCAAGCTGAGCACATGCCGTGCCATCAACTGCCTCAACCAGGCTTCCACCACCCTGCACGTCAACTGCAGCAACTGCAAGCGGCCCATGAGCAACAGGGGCTGGATCTGCGACAG GTGTCGGCAGTGTGCCAGCATGTGTGCCGTGTGTCACCACGTGGTGAAGGGGCTCTTCGTctggtgccagggctgcagccacgGCGGCCACCTGCAGCACATCATGAAGTGGCTGGAgaccagctcccactgccccgCCGGCTGCGGCCACCTCTGCGAGTACACCTGA